The Pseudomonadota bacterium DNA segment ATAGTGCAGGGAGCGTCATTCTCACCACCGAAATGTTCCTCCCGGAAAAGATAATGATCTTTTAATTTATCCTCACGTGGAATCCAGTCTAAAGCCATCAGTTTATCTCCTTATTTTTCAGTCTGCGAAAGAGTCCGGCGAACCAGAGCGACGCGCCGGAAATTTTATTTAGGCGAAATCAGGCACCAGCACGATCCGCCGGCTGATCGGTTGGGCGTGGACCTCGGCAAAAGACTCGCGAATGCTGCTCATCGGCCGGGTTTCAAGAAAGGCGTCGATCTCGATCCGCCCTTTTTCGACCATTTCCAGCACCGCCGGATAGTATTTCGGATGACAACCCCAGGTCCCGATCATTTCGGCATCAAACGCCATCAGTTTCGAGATCATGTATTCATGCTTGGCCGTCGAGTAACCGACCACCATCAGTTTGCCGACAAAGGAAAGCAGCTCCAGAGCTAAAGCCTGTCCGGGCTTACTGCCGGAACATTCGAAAATTTTCCAGCCGTAATTATGGGGCAGCCCTTCCTGCTTACAGAAATCCTTGAGCTCGGCCTTGATATCCTTGGCGGTTTTACCCTTGGGATTGAGCGCGAGATCGGCTCCGTAGCGC contains these protein-coding regions:
- a CDS encoding 6-hydroxycyclohex-1-ene-1-carbonyl-CoA dehydrogenase, encoding DKPYFPDGDLVIVTGAGGGVGTYMTQIAKAMGARAVVAIDIDDEKLVRARRYGADLALNPKGKTAKDIKAELKDFCKQEGLPHNYGWKIFECSGSKPGQALALELLSFVGKLMVVGYSTAKHEYMISKLMAFDAEMIGTWGCHPKYYPAVLEMVEKGRIEIDAFLETRPMSSIRESFAEVHAQPISRRIVLVPDFA